In Colletotrichum higginsianum IMI 349063 chromosome 3, whole genome shotgun sequence, a genomic segment contains:
- a CDS encoding Mitochondrial membrane protein Pet127: MLRVNPQRLRRLGNPYVCTPRSSCLSAPCSSRPAPFRSTVLVSDRGYAKSANASTAVDEPAATEEKPLDTKAHSSGGKDEKKTRAKLTRSRRPTNSSPKKTKQARAATSTKSASPEPPSTGTEQPAGPDVIRQVFESLKKLEDSYASINKRLSHVQKGADGSTVLGHEADPSDVTKAQELEKFVKRQTSKLGGRLKTVSGTLDVLKSVLSSQQIPLDHLAKRPAVTGTASKTDESNSATAIASSTSATQSVETEEAKASSTTPPIRKIRSVAPLGSLRKPNNETSAPSASEPEKLSGHWTSIANRLFRGDKTALVAGASGAAALDAKGASSGDASETSTTKAGKSRRKPKLNVQRVVARSLDLEPIEVPDAPEVPKLSYGLERVLFNPGVYHLQDPRSRVYNFDPYLSNIMPINEFDFNALKKYVTSSKDNTLVGLAAKLRKKYTGSTSSMTQMLSHFHYLLSAWRPINASNLSRQFNPDFTSFTQILRAPAAAFLHLKDDVYAIDADKEYDSASILSMLGKSMEKLLTLPKDEFERYRRANSGQITEEERNAEEAFHYTTMGDFLMRSQLDAYDPRLPGSGMFDLKTRAVVSIRMDSQGFQKGLGYEIRKRFGQWESFEREYFDMIRAAFLKYSLQVRMGRMDGIFVAFHNTQRIFGFQYVSLEEMDLSLHGTENRTLGDQEFKLSLHLLNKVLDRATERFPGRSIRLHVETRPTDPPFMYVFAKPVTSEEIEKVQTSNQTAVAEYEKQILGLAQEESEPEAPEPEAEQLVSQEEETVSIDEARNQLRQTQAFWEEMQEKVDEAVEDDALGIGHVREAIQDALEQSGLLKARTPEEARWYVDGLLEALTPKQANDVRENNGKENEQVESLVSGTVASTTASAQGDGLGAAQADTPTSSEATSVAQETGEAQPPQGVENTSIPSTDRVDSGVRGSRDLGLKDLILQVATRVDEKAEVEEFDDDAASDVSKLRTFERILSELVARSRQAESGPTSSTTSPVDGLSSETSSDGLETSIRSAAAVAATAESIKEAASDAGEKSREADTELYIKKGELLGMVVTIRNKVNGQYVPRPDPLSSRSSWVLEYSIEDLPGDRAKTIYKALQDRRKKVLVHDDPKDREKQWYSMFSGKLEAFSSKGKQYRKEQDALSKTSPIHVLGEEEPLTWDEAFGHQKEWKTLSPDETNDS, translated from the coding sequence ATGCTTCGCGTGAACCCTCAACGCCTTCGACGGCTCGGAAACCCTTACGTATGCACGCCGCGCAGTTCCTGTCTCTCAGCGCCATGTAGTTCGCGACCCGCACCGTTCCGGAGCACCGTCCTGGTGAGCGATCGTGGTTACGCAAAGAGCGCAAATGCGTCAACAGCCGTGGATGAGCCAGCTGCGACGGAGGAGAAGCCACTGGATACAAAAGCCCACTCTTCAGGCGGAAAGGATGAAAAGAAAACCCGTGCAAAGCTCACTCGTTCTCGTCGACCGACAAACTCCTctccgaagaagacgaagcaaGCCCGAGCCGCGACCTCGACGAAATCTGCCTCCCCGGAGCCTCCCTCGACAGGGACCGAACAACCGGCCGGCCCCGATGTCATACGCCAGGTGTTTGAGTCCCTGAAGAAGCTTGAGGATAGCTATGCCTCTATCAACAAGAGGTTATCCCACGTCCAGAAGGGCGCCGATGGTAGCACCGTCTTGGGTCACGAGGCAGACCCTAGCGATGTGACAAAGGCGCAAGAGCTGGAAAAGTTCGTGAAGCGGCAAACATCGAAGCTAGGCGGGAGGCTCAAGACAGTCAGTGGTACCTTGGATGTACTCAAGAGCGTCTTGAGCTCGCAGCAGATTCCTCTGGACCACCTGGCCAAGCGGCCGGCTGTTACGGGCACTGCTTCCAAGACGGATGAATCAAATTCAGCCACAGCAATTGCGTCATCGACATCGGCTACCCAGTCCGTTGAAACCGAAGAAGCGAAAGCCTCGAGCACAACCCCCCCGATTCGCAAGATCAGAAGCGTGGCTCCCTTGGGCTCGCTGCGGAAACCAAATAACGAGACATCAGCGCCGTCTGCCTCTGAACCTGAGAAGCTCTCCGGACATTGGACGTCTATCGCAAACCGTTTGTTTCGAGGTGACAAGACTGCCCTTGTTGCAGGCGCATCGGGGGCTGCCGCATTAGACGCCAAAGGTGCTAGCTCTGGTGACGCTTCCGAGACATCCACAACCAAAGCAGGCAAGTCGCGCAGGAAACCGAAACTGAACGTCCAGAGAGTAGTTGCGAGAAGCCTCGATCTGGAGCCCATCGAAGTACCGGATGCACCAGAAGTCCCCAAACTGTCCTACGGACTGGAAAGAGTGTTGTTCAATCCTGGAGTTTACCATTTGCAAGACCCCCGTTCTCGAGTCTACAATTTTGACCCCTACCTCTCAAACATCATGCCGATCAACGAGTTCGACTTCAACGCGCTCAAGAAGTATGTCACTTCTTCTAAAGACAATACCTTAGTTGGCCTTGCAGCCAAGCTTCGCAAGAAATATACCGGATCCACCTCCAGCATGACACAGATGCTGTCACATTTCCACTACCTGCTCTCTGCTTGGCGGCCGATCAACGCTTCGAATCTCAGTCGGCAATTCAACCCCGACTTCACATCCTTCACACAAATTCTACgcgccccggccgccgcgtTCCTTCATCTGAAGGATGATGTCTACGCCATCGACGCAGACAAGGAGTATGACAGCGCCAGCATTCTGAGTATGCTTGGAAAGTCAATGGAGAAGCTCTTGACGCTACCGAAGGATGAGTTCGAGAGATACCGCCGAGCCAACTCAGGCCAGATCACGGAAGAAGAGCGCAATGCAGAGGAAGCCTTCCATTACACGACCATGGGTGACTTCCTCATGCGCTCCCAGCTAGACGCCTACGATCCGCGCTTGCCGGGGAGTGGCATGTTCGACCTCAAGACAAGAGCCGTCGTTTCCATCCGTATGGACTCCCAGGGGTTCCAGAAAGGTCTCGGGTACGAAATTCGCAAACGGTTTGGTCAGTGGGAATCGTTTGAGCGGGAGTACTTTGACATGATTCGAGCGGCATTTCTCAAGTACTCTCTGCAAGTGCGGATGGGTCGTATGGATGGTATTTTCGTCGCATTCCACAACACACAGCGCATTTTCGGCTTCCAATACGTCAGTCTGGAGGAGATGGACCTTTCCCTTCACGGAACTGAAAACCGAACCCTCGGCGACCAAGAGTTCAAGCTTAGTCTGCATCTTCTCAACAAGGTGCTAGATCGTGCTACGGAACGCTTTCCCGGCCGCTCTATCCGGCTTCACGTAGAGACGCGGCCCACGGATCCTCCTTTCATGTATGTTTTCGCCAAACCTGTCACGTCAGAGGAGATCGAGAAGGTCCAGACTTCCAATCAGACCGCTGTTGCCGAGTACGAAAAGCAAattcttggccttgcccaAGAAGAGTCAGAACCTGAAGCACCGGAGCCGGAAGCCGAGCAGCTAGTCagccaggaagaagaaacggTTAGCATCGACGAAGCTCGGAACCAGCTGCGACAGACGCAAGCTTTCTGGGAAGAAATGCAAGAAaaggtggacgaggcggtcgaagacgatgctCTTGGCATCGGTCATGTTCGAGAGGCAATCCAGGACGCCCTGGAACAGAGCGGCCTGCTCAAAGCGAGGACGCCGGAGGAGGCTCGTTGGTACGTCGACGGCCTACTCGAGGCCCTTACTCCCAAACAAGCCAACGATGTACGGGAGAACAATGGCAAGGAAAACGAGCAGGTCGAATCACTTGTCAGTGGAACTGTCGCTTCGACGACCGCTTCCGCTCAAGGCGATGGACTCGGCGCCGCGCAGGCGGATACTCCAACGAGCTCAGAAGCGACGTCGGTAGCCCAGGAGACAGGTGAAGCGCAACCACCGCAAGGAGTCGAGAATACCTCTATTCCAAGTACCGATCGTGTCGATTCGGGAGTACGCGGCTCCCGCGATCTTGGCCTGAAAGATCTCATTCTTCAGGTTGCCACACGTGTGGATGAAAAGGCTGAGGTTGAGGAgttcgacgacgatgccgcaTCTGACGTTTCCAAACTTAGAACATTTGAACGCATTCTTTCCGAGCTTGTGGCCAGGTCCAGACAGGCGGAAAGCGGCCCAACATCTTCGACAACGTCACCGGTCGACGGCCTCTCATCTGAGACCAGTAGTGATGGCCTCGAGACCAGTATTAgaagcgccgccgccgtcgctgctACCGCCGAATCCATCAAGGAAGCCGCCAGCGATGCCGGTGAAAAGAGTCGAGAGGCCGATACCGAGCTCTATATTAAAAAAGGCGAGCTCCTGGGCATGGTCGTGACGATCCGCAACAAGGTCAATGGGCAGTACGTCCCGCGACCCGATCCCCTTAGCTCGCGATCGAGCTGGGTTTTGGAGTATTCTATTGAGGATCTCCCTGGCGATC
- a CDS encoding Mitochondrial membrane protein Pet127: protein MRSAIGQRPRRNKPVQFNEATCETLCSETCDPYAVPKMTYRGSLPSGHAFNGQQNAPQPYHDPYGNGNGNGSGNGQAPNYPNAAYGSHGQAQPVQRNYHHSPAPTPAPILPAPTPMGMQANGYGQFPAYGGTFPQQQQQQQQQQQQPHYPNHHQTQQPFLHNNSMNVQFPPTHSPFPQHTHVSRSPALATAPTPTPTPPVYAEYQPTPQPQHLPQFQPQFQQPPQPPPQSQQQQQQQQQQHSPQVFPAVPQYAQFSQPTVSQPQGVPVLHHQALPEPSQAQRSPEPNFANSPTVQPARSPSIARKSPAISSMNSPAISSRGSPALSTKARSYDTTTILIHVAEECFEKARRGVQRVTASGSDEQVREYQKLITTGLACLEAAFQSNRLSPRQEAKARLRYASILCDETENLQEAETALSKGITICDKHRYADLKYCMQYLLLKVLFQRNQKAAFIAIDKNLSDCLTFKHIHWVYAFRLLKATFHVHAGSPPDAAVLDNLRAIATLAGQRGDHAMVVFASLLEGLSVLRTVRPDTVERVQTCLAQATKYQLDPSVQIPQLDVLTLLLDLACSMHQKTPDILIHKLRSLQAKLDANLGSQTWTDLNPEILIPIKKHNVTSATLSDDTSAILRAGASDSQHDYIVMTFLNRLEIVVLTYTFSGLAGMYRPGSDPKRSHEFWREGFDVLAKWNKEIAPSVPAASLRESMEQAKWRTEIFCYLQALTGLYFATHSQWSKVEQCVAQLQQAITPTVNEIFNVFSLYLSGVYHQGTGDLETALLLFEDERLSIHAGRGGPGGRKPAKLEICILAALNRIWILQDSSYRDEMTSTDLLEQLRPMCTEHQDPDIRTAFNLVQATANTIPPPSMHQIKTSITNSLNGSKVTGNTHCLAIALSIMRFRLFDNVVGEQALKSARAASTQAKRSGNLLWMSVADGMLADSFEVQALFADAEAARQTATEYASHAFTGKE, encoded by the exons ATGAGATCGGCTATTGGACAGCGACCGCGTCGCAACAAGCCAGTCCAGTTCAACGAAGCGACCTGCGAGACCTTATGTAGCGAAACCTGCGATCCATATGCCGTCCCGAAGATGACATACCGGGGCTCCTTGCCTTCGGGGCATGCCTTCAACGGCCAGCAGAACGCTCCCCAACCGTATCACGACCCctacggcaacggcaacgggAATGGCAGCGGCAATGGCCAGGCCCCAAACTACCCGAATGCTGCATACGGCAGCCACGGCCAGGCGCAACCTGTCCAAAGGAATTATCATCACTCGCCGGCACCCACGCCTGCTCCCATCCTCCCAGCGCCTACGCCGATGGGCATGCAAGCCAACGGATATGGACAGTTTCCTGCGTATGGCGGCACCTTtccgcagcagcaacagcagcagcagcagcagcaacagcaaccgCACTACCCCAATCACCATCAGACGCAGCAACCTTTTCTTCATAACAACTCGATGAACGTACAATTCCCGCCTACTCACTCTCCGTTTCCTCAGCATACCCACGTCTCCCGATCACCCGCGCTCGCAAcggcgccaacgccgacgccgacaccaCCCGTATACGCCGAGTACCAGCcgacgccgcagccgcaaCACCTACCGCAATTCCAACCACAATTTCAGCAaccgccgcagccgccccCTCAAtcacagcagcagcagcagcagcaacaacaacaacataGTCCGCAGGTCTTTCCAGCAGTGCCCCAGTATGCACAGTTCTCTCAGCCGACCGTAAGCCAACCTCAGGGTGTGCCGGTTCTGCACCACCAGGCCCTGCCGGAACCTTCTCAAGCCCAGCGAAGCCCTGAACCCAATTTCGCCAACTCGCCCACTGTACAACCCGCAAGATCTCCCAGCATCGCCAGGAAGTCGCCTGCTATATCCTCGATGAACTCTCCTGCGATTTCCTCTCGGGGTTCCccggccttgtcgacgaaAGCGAGATCGTACGACACGACCACGATCCTTATACATGTGGCAGAAGAGTGTTTTGAGAAGGCACGCCGTGGGGTGCAGAGAGTCACGGCGTCGGGCTCGGACGAACAGGTGCGCGAGTACCAGAAGTTGATTACGACCGGGCTGGCTTGTCTCGAGGCCGCCTTCCAAAGCAACCGACTTTCTCCGAGGCAGGAGGCAAAAGCGAGGCTCCGATATGCGTCCATCTTGTGTGACGAGACAGAAAACCTTCAAGAGGCGGAAACGGCCTTGAGCAAGGGTATCACCATTTGCGACAAG CACAGATACGCCGATCTTAAGTACTGCATGCAGTACCTTTTGTTGAAGGTCCTGTTCCAACGAAATCAAAAGGCAGCCTTCATCGCCATTGACAAGAATCTCTCGGATTGCCTAAC TTTCAAACACATTCACTGGGTATACGCCTTTCGTTTGTTAAAAGCCACATTCCATGTCCATGCAGGTAGTCCGCCCGACGCCGCAGTACTGGACAACTTGCGTGCAATTGCTACCCTCGCGGGCCAACGAGGCGACCACGCTATGGTTGTGTTTGCTTCTCTTCTAGAAGGCTTATCGGTTTTGAGAACTGTTCGTCCAGACACCGTTGAACGTGTGCAAACCTGTCTGGCGCAGGCTACCAAATACCAGCTGGACCCGTCTGTCCAGATACCACAGTTAGACGTTCTGACACTCCTGCTTGACCTTGCTTGTAGCATGCATCAGAAGACGCCGGACATCCTGATTCACAAACTCCGGTCACTACAAGCAAAGCTGGATGCAAACTTGGGGTCCCAGACTTGGACCGACCTAAACCCGGAGATCCTGATCCCCATCAAGAAGCACAATGTTACCTCAGCAACTCTTAGCGACGACACCTCTGCGATTCTCCGGGCCGGAGCCTCTGATAGCCAGCATGATTACATCGTGATGACTTTTCTCAACAGACTTGAGATCGTTGTCTTAAC GTACACATTTAGTGGTTTGGCTGGCATGTACCGACCTGGATCGGACCCAAAGAGAAGCCATGAGTTCTGGAGAGAGGGCTTCGATGTACTGGCAAAGT GGAATAAGGAGATTGCCCCCAGTGTCCCCGCGGCATCGCTACGGGAGTCCATGGAGCAGGCCAAGTGGAGAACCGAGATTTTCTGCTACCTTCAGGCCTTGACGGGATTGTATTTTGCAACCCACAGCCAATGGTCCAAGGTCGAGCAGTGCGTGGCACAGTTGCAGCAGGCGATCACACCAACTGTGAATGAGATATTCAACGTATTCTCGCTCTACCTTTCCGGGGTGTACCATCAAGGCACCGGCGATCTCGAGACGGCGCTCCTCTTGTTCGAAGACGAGAGATTGAGCATCCACGCAGGCCGCGGAGGGCCAGGTGGCAGGAAACCTGCCAAGCTGGAGATTTGCATACTCGCCGCCTTGAACCGTATCTGGATTCTCCAGGACTCTTCATATCGCGATGAGATGACATCCACCGACCTCTTGGAGCAGTTGCGGCCAATGTGTACTGAACACCAAGATCCGGACATTCGAACGGCTTTCAACCTCGTTCAGGCGACGGCCAATACAATACCCCCTCCCTCGATGCACCAAATCAAAACGAGCATAACGAACTCGTTGAACGGTTCAAAGGTGACAGGGAACACGCACTGTCTGGCGATAGCTCTGAGCATCATGCGATTCAGACTATTTGACAATGTGGTCGGCGAGCAGGCGCTCAAGAGTGCGAGGGCAGCATCGACACAGGCGAAGCGTAGCGGAAACCTACTCTGGATGAGTGTTGCGGACGGCATGCTGGCTGACTCTTTTGAAGTCCAAGCACTATTTGCGGACGCAGAGGCTGCACGTCAGACCGCGACAGAGTATGCGTCCCATGCATTTACTGGAAAGGAGTAG